In one Chitinophaga sancti genomic region, the following are encoded:
- the pafA gene encoding alkaline phosphatase PafA translates to MNKTLSTLALVLACTFGQKDTVMAQAQTLSAVAHPKLVVGIVVDQMRWDYLYRYADRYGTGGFKRLLGEGFTCENAFITHLPSYTAVGHSTIFTGSVPAVHGITGNGWTDQALGREFYCTEDSTVTPVGTTSDAGKMSPRSLMASTITDELRLATNFRSKVVGVSLKDRASILPAGHVANGAFWLDDSNASFVTSSYYMNELPEWVKQFNAKNEPAALMSKPWETLYPINTYVQSTADDVSWENTYKGETAPKFPHDLPAIYKLSKGSLRATPGGNTLTLDFAKAAVNGYNMGSGPVTDFLTINCASTDYVGHQFGPNSIEVEDTYLRLDKDLATFFSFLDQKVGKGNYLVFLTADHGASHSVGFLQEHNVPSGLVNEKPIISGLTADLKGVFGVDSLIRGTNNYHVDFDMKKIKAAKLDYDAVKRETVYYLQTVPGIQFAADLENIGNSALPEPIRQMAINGYYPKRDGAVIMIPDLGWYEAGNMKGTTHGTWSPYDTHIPMVFMGWHVKHGYTNEKTSMTDIAATVAAMLKIQMPSGCVGRAVMEVYK, encoded by the coding sequence ATGAACAAAACATTATCCACGCTGGCACTGGTACTTGCCTGTACCTTCGGCCAGAAAGATACTGTAATGGCACAGGCGCAGACACTGTCAGCAGTCGCCCACCCTAAGCTGGTAGTTGGTATCGTTGTAGACCAGATGCGCTGGGACTACCTGTACCGTTACGCTGACCGCTATGGAACCGGTGGGTTCAAAAGATTGCTGGGAGAAGGGTTTACTTGTGAAAATGCTTTTATCACCCACCTCCCCTCCTACACGGCTGTAGGTCACAGCACGATTTTTACCGGATCTGTGCCTGCTGTCCATGGCATTACGGGCAATGGCTGGACTGACCAGGCCCTGGGGAGAGAATTCTATTGCACAGAAGATTCTACCGTTACTCCTGTCGGCACTACTTCTGATGCCGGTAAAATGTCTCCACGCAGCCTGATGGCGTCTACTATCACCGATGAATTGCGACTGGCAACTAATTTCCGCTCTAAAGTAGTGGGGGTATCCCTGAAAGACCGTGCTTCTATCCTGCCTGCAGGGCATGTTGCAAACGGTGCTTTCTGGCTGGATGACAGCAATGCTTCTTTTGTGACCAGCAGCTATTACATGAATGAACTGCCTGAATGGGTAAAACAGTTCAATGCGAAGAATGAACCGGCTGCACTGATGTCCAAACCATGGGAGACCCTCTACCCTATCAATACATATGTACAAAGTACAGCAGACGACGTAAGCTGGGAGAACACTTACAAGGGTGAAACCGCTCCTAAGTTCCCACATGATCTGCCTGCTATTTATAAATTAAGCAAAGGTAGCCTGCGCGCTACCCCAGGTGGTAATACCCTCACCCTGGATTTTGCAAAAGCTGCTGTGAACGGATATAACATGGGGAGTGGTCCGGTGACCGACTTCCTGACTATCAACTGTGCTTCTACTGACTATGTGGGGCATCAGTTTGGTCCTAACTCTATCGAGGTAGAAGATACTTACCTGCGCCTGGACAAGGATCTGGCAACATTCTTTAGTTTCCTGGATCAGAAAGTGGGTAAGGGAAATTACCTGGTATTCCTGACAGCGGATCATGGCGCTTCTCATTCTGTAGGTTTCCTGCAGGAACATAATGTTCCTTCCGGCCTGGTGAATGAAAAGCCTATCATTTCCGGTCTGACTGCAGATCTGAAAGGCGTGTTTGGGGTGGATAGCCTGATCAGGGGTACTAATAACTACCATGTGGATTTCGATATGAAGAAAATTAAGGCTGCGAAGCTGGATTATGATGCCGTGAAGCGGGAAACAGTGTACTACCTGCAGACTGTGCCAGGTATTCAGTTTGCGGCGGATCTGGAAAATATCGGAAATAGTGCATTGCCTGAGCCGATCAGGCAAATGGCGATCAATGGATATTATCCTAAGCGTGATGGTGCGGTGATTATGATTCCAGACCTGGGATGGTATGAAGCAGGTAATATGAAGGGTACAACGCATGGTACATGGTCTCCTTATGACACGCATATTCCAATGGTGTTTATGGGTTGGCATGTGAAACATGGATATACAAATGAGAAGACGAGTATGACGGATATTGCGGCTACAGTGGCGGCAATGTTAAAGATCCAGATGCCGAGTGGTTGTGTGGGAAGAGCGGTAATGGAAGTATATAAATAA